Within the Bacillus sp. FSL K6-3431 genome, the region CCGTAAACTGACGTTTTAAAATAATAATCATAGTTAATAGAAAAAGGATAGAAAAAGCAATTATTGGTTTTCCTTTTCCTTCATATTTAAGATCCCAGAAACCTTTAAAAGGATGAATCGTTACATAAAAAGGATATTTAATCAACTCACTCCACAATTGCATTCATCCTCCTTTTTTTAAAGCTTTTCCGTAACCATTTGTATAGAAGGAATAGGAACGGTACTAGTATGATACCGGACATAATTAATCCAAAGTTTTCCCTTAAAACTTCCTGTCTATGTCTTTTAAATGCTTTGGAATAATAAAGTCTATTATTACCATTTTCAAAATACTTCATTGCTTCCTTGTTTTTTCCTTCCATAAGGAGTGCTTTACCAATTCCTACATAAGCAATTTCATTATTGGCATCAAGACGTAGGACTTTTCTCCAAGCTACTGAGGCTGCATCATCGTTTCCACTATTATAATGCATCACCGCTTCATTAACGTTTCGACCAAAATCAGTCGGTTTGAAGACAACTAAATTATTAAACCCCTTATCTAGTACAAGCATATCTTCATCCAATCTTTCAATAGCCGAAGGAGTCTTAAATGTTCCTGATTGATTTCCCAGCTTTCCAAATATATAAAGTAAATTTCCATCTTCATCATAGGTAAAAATTCTACCTCTCTTGGAATCTAGCGCGCTATACATTCCATAATTATTTACACTTACATCAATAAACGTGGACCCTCCTGCTAGGCTACCTGTATTTGGATAAAGTATATCCCCTTTAACATTGTGATATCCTTCTTTTCGTATAACGTCCTCACCACTTGGATTCAAACGTTGGATTGGAGTTTTTGTATCTTTTTCCGAATTGGTCACATAAATAAACCCCTCTTTATCTAGGTCTATGTTGTTAAACTCAATAGGAATAAACAATGCCATTTTCGCACGCTGAGATTTCGTAGCCATCAGTCTCCAAAAATAGTCGATAGGATTAAAGGTAACTTTGTTAGCACCCGTATAACCAGTAAAATTCCCATCTGAATCAAACTCAATAATTCCATCATAAACACCACGGCTAATAACATAAATTCGCTTTGCTTTATCCACTGCAATTTTAATAGGATAATATTCGAACCCCGCACGGATGACATCTGATTTAGGGGATCCCATTTCTCTAATAAAATCTCCCCCATCGCTCAATTCTACAATCCGCTGATTTGCAGTATCCGCAACGTAAATATTCCCTTCTTCTGTTACGAAGATCCCTTGTGGCTGGTTAAAGCTATCCGTTTTCTTTCCATTTTGAAATTTCTTTATTTCTGATACGAATTCATATTGCTTATCTAAAATTACAATTCTATTATTTCCAGTATCCAAAATATAAATTTTGTCATTGGCCACATATAGGTCATCCGGAGCACTTAGTGCACCAAACGGAGCATCACTGCCATCAATAACCAAGCCCGGTATATAAGGTATAGCAGACGGTTCTGATTTTTCCCAATACGAATAATTATATCCACTATATGGCACTTCAGCTGAAGCAGAAGATGCTAATGAGACTGTCACAAGTAAAATTACAATGATTGAACAAAAGATTTTTGAATATAGCTTCATATCTCTTTGCCCCCCTAGTCTTTCATTCCAGAAGAAGACATCGTCTGAATAATACTAGATTGTGAGAATAAAAAGACCGTGATAGGAACCGACATTAGAAGCAATGCGACTGCCGCTGCAGCACCTGCCCGTGCTATTCCACCCTGAATGATTTGGCCCATTGCGTAATTCATTGTTTTTAATTCCTCACTATAAATAAAGTTCCCTCCATCTGTCCCCCATAGTTGCTGAAACAGCAAAATCATTAAAGTTAGCCAAGCCGGTTTCACCATTGGCATTACTATTGTCCAAAAAATTCGGTATTCGCTTGCACCATCAATCCTTGCTGCTTCAAGTAATGTATCAGGTATTTGTTCCATAAATTGCTTCATCAAGTACAAACCTAGTGAAAAAGCAAATGAAGGAACGATAATGGACCAATATGTATCTACCCAGCCCAAAGTTGCCATCGTCATATAATTAGGAATCGCTGTGACATGTGGCGAAAACATTAAAGACAAAACAACAATATGAAACAGAAAACTTGACCCAGGGAATTTGTGTTTGGCCAATGGGTAGGCGGCAGCTGCTGCAAAAATAATATGACCTGCAGTTCCTACAATTGTAATAAAAAAGGTGTTGAAGACGTATCTTGTAAACGGAACCCAAGAATCGGCCATTAAATTAAATAGGTCAATAAAATTATTGATCGTTGGATTTCTAACAAAAAACCTTGGTGGGAATAAAAATATTTCATCCAACGGCTTAAATGCATTATTGATTGTATAAACTAAAGGCAATGCCATAAAAGCACCGAAAAATCCAAGAAATAAAAAGAGGATAAGTGTACCATACCAAGAGCGATTAACCTTCTTTTTTCTTCTAATTGGCAATCTGAATGCCATCCTATTCACCCACCTTCCGCAGTAACTTTTGTACAACCAGGTTTGTTGTCATCATAATAATGAAGAGAATAGTGGCAATTGATGAAGCATATCCCATTTCAAACCGGATTGTCCCATAATCAAGTAAGTGAGTAACAATTGTATGTGCTGCATATTGAACACTTGGGAACCCAGCAAGTGCCATAGCAACATCGGAGACTGCAAATGTTGTAGTAATTTGAATAACTGCTCCGAATAGCAATTGCGGTTTCATTGATGGAAGCGTAATAAACCAAAGCTCTTGCCATCTATTTCTAATACCATCAATTGCAGCGGCTTCGTATAATGTTCTATCAATCGTCTGTAAACCTGCGATAAATGCTAGGAAACTAGTGCCTAAACTAAGCCATAGCTGAACAAGCATTACAACAGCCAAAATATACGTAGGGTCATGTAACCATTGAATTGGTTCATAAATTAAACCTATTTTCATCAGAATTCCATTCGCATAACCATATGTGTCACCAGAAAAGATAATAAGCCAGATAAAGTAAATATTGCCTGAAATAGAGGGAGCAAAGAAGATCAATGTCATAAACGCCCTGATTTTCGGTGGGAATTCATTAATCAACCAGGCAAAGACAAAACAAGCAATATAACTTACTGGTCCCGTAATAGCTGCAAATAAAATCGTATTTTTTAAGGAGATTAAGAACACATCATCTTCTAAAAATAATCTTGCATAGTTATCCCAGCCAACCCATCTCGGAAATTCAAGCATATTAAAATATGTAAAGCTGATGATGATTGAAATCAAAACTGGTAAAATAGTAAAAAGAAAAAATAAAATAAAGTAAGGTGCCATCAAAATATATGAATGTTTATGTAACATTACATTCCTTTTAGTCCTTTGAAAAAATGATGGCTTTTTCGCTGCAACGGAGCTTACTACATTCGCTTCTGATTGCTTTGTTTCTGATAAAATAATATTCCCCTCCTATTCCAACGGCAAATTGAACTCTTTTCTCTTCACACGAATTTCATCATTAATATAAATAATGTAATCATTCAGTGCTTCACGGGGATTCGTGCCGTTATTCACAACTTCTCTAAATGCGTTATCCAAATGCCTTCCTGTAAAGTATCCTCCCGGCACCTCAGGTACACCTTGGACCCACTGCCACTGCTCTTCAAGCTCTTCATAATCTTTTACAGGCCAAGGAAGTTCTTTCAATGCCTCAATATTTGCGGTTGGATAACGAGCTGCTGCCCCCATTAACCCTTCCATTTCTCTTCCAAATCGAACTTGAACATCTTTACTAGTCCACCATTTCATAAATTCCCAAGAAGCATCCTTGTGTTTCGATTGGTCCATAATGATAGCTGATGTTCCGGCACTACCAACATCACGTCTAATACTTCCATCTTTTTGAACAGTCCCAGGGATTTGCACGAATTCCCAAAGCCCCCGAATTTCAGGTGCAGAAACGGACAAATGATTATAAAAAGTATAATCAGCGATTCCAAGTGGCATTTCACCGGTTCTGAAACGGTTAGGAAAGTCAAATTGCAAAGGCAATTTATAATTTGTATATAGAGTTGTCCATTCCTTAAAGGCTTCCATTGATAATTCTGACTCAAGTGCACTTGCTTTATCTTCATTTTTGTACAGCTTTCCATCTTTTTGATATAGCATCATAGTAAATGCTTGGTTCGGAATTAAGTTCTGTACTTCACCTGGGTTCTGAGGATCTTGCGCTAGTGGCAAAGCAATGTCCATATGATTTTTCTGCAAGGCCGGTATCACCTCATATAGCTCATCCCATGTGTTTGGTACCTTCAAGTTCAACTCTTCAAAAATATCCTTCCGGTAAAAAAGCATATTGAATATTTGCTGTTCGGGCAGGGCATATACACCACCATTAAAACGATAAGGCAAAATAGCACTCTCTCTAAACCTTGTACTGATATCATTAAAATCTTCGAATTGCGCTAAGTCGGCAACTGCATTCCGCATAGCATAATTAACAGGGATATCATTGCCAACTTGCATCGCTACATCTGGCCCTTGCCCTGCCAATGTTGCAGGAAGCAATACCCCCATTTGCACTAGTTTCAAATTCACATTAATATTCATTTCGGGAGTAAATGTATCATCAATCATTGATTTTAGAACTTGTGCTTGGTCACGCCCTGTTCCAATCCAGACTGTGATTGACTCTTCCTCGCTTCCTTCCTCCGTTACATTACCGATGCTATTGTAGTCCTCAATAAACGAGTAAAAAAAGCTGCCAACTTCATGTGCCGCCTTTCTTACGACGGAAACATCAGGCTTTGGCATTTCTTTGTCTGGAGAAGATAATACCAAATAATCGATATCCAACGGCTGTTCTCTGACAGTCAAAATCCATGTCCCTAGTCCACCGACATTGATTTTATAATTTTCAAGACGCCTCTGAATGGTTTCGGGGCGTTGAGTAAAGTCTTTGAGCTGATAAGCCATCGTTTTTAATATAGCCGTTTGATCACTTGTTTCTCCTGTCACTCTGGCAAGCTCATCTGCCACTTCATAAAGAACATCACTTTGACGCGCGAAAACTTCCAACATTTCAGGTATGTTTTTTTCTAGTTGATAGTCTCGATATTGGTCTGGCGTTGCTCCCGTTACCATTAGTATTTTCCTGTAAATATAATTCAGTTCAAGCACACTATCTTCTACGGTCCGTAAAAGCGGAGCCATATCACCAAGTGTAACTTCTAGTTTTATTTCATGCGTACCTTTAGGTAGATAATATAAATATGGATCGTCTCCTCCGAACACTTCCATATCCCAGCTATTATGATAGTAAAATGGGATATTTTCCATCTCTTTAAAAGGAACTTCATTGTTAATCAAGAGTTTTCTAGCCGAATAAAGACCTCGTAACGTATTTTGTTTATATTTCACACCCAGTTTGTACAATCCATCCTCCGGCACTTCAACATTCCACGAAATCCATTGTCCTGGCCATCTCCAATTCTGCCCACCGATCATATTCATCCTAACTTTTGAAATATCATATGGTTCTGTGGCTGGACTTGAACGATCATTTATCGGATATAAGGTTGGGGCCGATTTTAAAACAGCATCTTCTCCTTGTATTTTTATCCGTGTATCTTTTATTTCCTGGTAGCCTATTTTTTCATACTCTGACTTTATTTCTTCATACATTTGTGGCTCATTTACTTGGTAAAGTTTTATGTAATCTATGACCATTGGTTCTCTTGAAGATACAAATGTAATCGTGTTTTTTCCCTTACTAAAATAAAATGAATAAGGTTCCGTATAATAACCTTCACTATCCCGCAAATCAACTTCCATCCAAATCGGTTTTTCAACTTGCCTTGGCCTTAAATCGTTCCCACGATTATCGCGCCCAATTTCTGGTAAAGCATTCTCCCATGTTCGCGGGAAAGTTAATGTTGCAGCACCCCGGAAAGGTAGTTTTCCATTAATCAGTAGTTCCCTTTCAATTGAAGAACTTTTCCCTTCAATTGGAAAATACTTAACTAGCAGATTGTAAAGCCCTTCTTCTGGAACCTCAACTTCCCATGAAATTGCCCCTGTCTCATCTGTTTTAATAGCTTGTCCATCTAAACCCTCGTATTTAGATAATATTTCGGCGGTCATTTCATCTGTTGAGGTGTATGCTTCCCCCTCAATGATAATTTCTGTTTGTGGCTTTATTAAATCTCCATAAGTATCTAAGTAGTTCGAATACAAATCTGAACGGACAAATTGACCTTCCTTTATTGGTTCCTCTACATTTTCCTTCTGGGCATATGCTTTAGGACTTGAAAAAGTTAGATCTTGCGACAAACTAACTCCAGAAAGGAAAAAAGTAAAAACTGTAAATAAAGAGAGGATTTTTCTGATTTGGTGATTGCACATTCAAACCACCTCCTACCTGGTTATTTATATCACTGTCTGAATATGAAATTCCCGCTAATGTATATACTATATTAGACGGGAATTTCTTTTATTTTTAATACTATTGCTACTAATAAATCAGGATTTCCATATATTTATGGGTACTATTTCTTCCCCATGAATTCATCTATACGGGCCTGAGATTCCCCTTTCACTTTAGCAATCGCCTGTGTTGGTGATTCAGTACCGGTAGCTATATTTTCAAAAGTTTCGTAAAACGCATCTTTTAGATTGTATGACGGCCAATAGTTTGACTTAATATTATCCAACATTTCAGTCGCTGTATTTACAGATTCTTCATTTGGCATAACGATTTCAAACCAATGAACTACATCCTCTTCCGATACTTCAAACGCTGTCATTTCCTCCCAAATTTGATAAACAATCTGAGGATCTTCAACCCCTTTTGGAATTACATCTCCACCAAAGTCGGAGAGAGGTGTGACATAGTCGGTTGCTTTTGGTCCTTTCGGCCAGAAAACATACCCCCACTCAAACGGAGCCTCTAGACGCCCTTCCGCTTCCCATACCCAACCTTGAGTCATGCCTACTAAACCTTCAGTAAAGTAATTACGGGGATCTTCATAGTTGTTACCTTCGTTTGGTTTAATTACCTTATGTTCATTGTATAAAGAAGAAACAAATTCCAATGCTTCAATTGCATTTGGTGAATCTACGGTTACTTTCCCTGTAGATGAATCAATAAACTGTGCATCATTCGTAAAAATTGAATACTCCGCCAGTAGATTCGGATCAGCGCTCAAGCCGTAAGTAGTGCCATTTGTAAGCTTTTTAGCCGCTTCTAACATAGCTTCCCATGTCCACTCTCCAGCTTCCTGCAATTCGTACGGATCAGGAAGACCAGCCTGTTCAAACATCGTTTTATTGTAGAACATGCCACCACTTTGATTTACTTGACTAGTCAAAAAGTAAACCTTTTCGCCAAGCGTACCTAACTTTTTCATTGTCTCAGTCATTTTTGATGATTCAAGATCAATAATCTCGTCTAACGCATACACATAATCTTGTTGAACAAGAGCGGCTACATCTGTAGTACCGAGCCCCCAAATATCAGCAGCGGGTTCGCCGGCTAATAATGTAGTGGTCAACTGATTTACTTTTTCCTCGAATGGGATAACCACCCATTCAATTTTGACATTATATTTTCCCTCTACTTCTTTCCACTTTTCAACCTTTAAATCTTCAATCTCTGTCCCACCCTGTGGAGTTCGGTCATAGTGATCCGCGATTTTAATTACTCTCCCACCTAAATCGTATGTTGCTTCATCTTCTTTTGGTCCCTCCGTTTTTTCCGAGTCATTTCCCGTTTCTGACTTCTCTCCAGAGGTTTCTTTTCCGCCACTACATGCAGTTAGTAACAAAACAAATATTGCCATGATAAGAAAAGACAGTTTAGCTTGTTTCACATTGACCCCTCCCGTATCTTTTAATTAAATTCAAAAGTAAATGCCGCCATCCTCCTTTCATTAAGGGAAAATTAGTAATCTTCCCAATTTTTAATTAATAACTCGCGCGATTAAGTTACACATTAATTACGAAACTTAATTAACGCCTTCCAAATTACTTTGTTTTTTCGATAAAGGTAATAATTGTAACCCCTTACATGTATACCTATAATATTCAAACTTGTGCACTAGGTAAATAGAAAAATACTAGTTATCATGTAAAAAGACTAGTTGTTTTTAGACAAATAGCTCAAAAAGGGAGTAATTGTTTCTTTAACACTATTGAAGTAGGATAAATCCTCCTCGTTTATAAAGTAAATGTCGATTAAGTTATTATTACTAAAAAGAAGGTTTATTTCACTAAAAAAGTAAGATGCGGATTACTAGGGATAGATGAGGCACAATATCATATTTCTATTTTTGGTAATTAAATTTAAAAGAAAAAGATTTCCTTAAGGTTTTGCCCTTTGAGGTTCTTAACGTACAATTGGATAATCATTTTACCAAAGCGTTGAGGAAAAATAATGGAGGTTTAATTAAATGAAATTTCTTTATAGAGCCCTTAAGTATGCAAAATGCGTGTTCACCCAAGACTATATCCAGCGGCTTCTAAAAAAGTGATTTCCCCCTTTATTCCTTTCGGTATACGTTGAACTTTCTCTCACATATCGTTATCCTAATCATTAACCTTATTAATTAGGTAACCATCAGGATAAATGTTTATCAATAAAGTTAATTTATATGGTATAATCATTTACATTCACTTACCCAAGGAGGTAAACTTATGTCGCAAACCTTGGTATACGTCCCAAAAAATTTACATTTTAAAGATCTTTATTTACATACATATGGAGTGGAAACATGTTGGCCTGGGTATTTCTTTGGTCCTGCTGTTCGTGAATACTATTTAATTCACTTTATTCTTGATGGCGAAGGAGTTTTTAAAGTTAATGATGAGGTATATCATTTAAAAAAAGGGCAAGGTTTTCTAATTGATCCACATATAGTAACTTACTATAAAGCTGATCAAAACAACCCTTGGACCTATTGTTGGATTGGGTTTCATGGTATTCAATCGGAAAGTTTCATTGGTGAAACAAGGCTGTCTAACCGTGCGCCTATTTTTGATTTCGATTTAAATGATCCTTGTATTCTGCTTTTTCAGGATGTGATTAAACGCGAGGATTCGACCGTTCAAGGAGAGTTAAGAGTGCATGGTTTGCTCTATTTATTACTTGCTCAAATTGTGGAAGCGTACCCAAAACGGAAAGTTAGCCGGCGGCAAATTAAGAAAGAAGAATATGTAAATAAGGTCATTGATTTCATTGAAATGAATTATGTTAATAAAATTACCATCGCAAAGATCGCTGAATATGTCGGCCTTGACAGAAGTTATTTATGCTCCCTTTTTAAGGATTATCTACAAACTAGCATTCAACAATATTTAATCCATTTTCGAATGAATAAAGCTTGTATACTTCTTGATGACAGTGATTTATCGATTGGAGATATCGCACGGTCTATCGGTTATGAAGACCCATTACTATTTTCAAAGATGTTCAAGAAATATAAAGGCGTATCACCTAAAAAATATCGAAATAACGCCTACACACAAATGCCTGCTGAAGACGGAAAACCAACAACCTATTATGGAGGAACATAATGAAACTACTTGACTCCAAATTCTACTCAATATTAGAATCGCTATCAAACTTCTTCTTACTTAATTTAATATGGATTCTATTTTCCTTACCCTTGATCACCTTATTCCCTGCAACTGCTGCAATGTTTGCTGTAATAAGAGATTGGAAACTAGGAAAGCATACTAGTATATTCATTGCATTCCTTACGTATTTTAAATCTAATTTTATGATAAGCTTTATCTCGGGATTATTATTTTTCCTATTCGTGTTCATTTTTTACATAGACTTTACATTGATGGACCAGTTAGGACCTACAATGAGTGTGCTCGTGCTATCCCTACTTTTTATTCTGAGCTTAATTACCCTGAGCGTCAGTATCTATTTATTCCCCGTAATCGTGCATTTTAAGTTATCGTTTAAAAATGCCTTAAAAAACTCATTTCTATATGCGGTTATGTATTTTCCAACTACTATTGTTTCTATATTATTATTGATATCAATGGCATTGCTCATTTTCCTTGTACCTATTTTTTCACTTATTGCTTTCAGTGTCACCGCTTATATTATCTTTCTATTATGCCATCGAAGTTTTAATAAAATTGAGGCCCTTCGTTCAGTCGATTAATTAACAGGTCTTATCATCAGCTAACCTAATGGTAAGCCGTTCATAGAGAGCGAGGACTTTCTCTATTTGTAAGCAAAAAAAAAGCGGGGATCCCTTACGATCCCTACTTTACTATATATATTTTTATAAGTAATGATGTTGCACAGGACTTGATCCTCTTCGTCAGTATTCCTTCTCGAACTTAATCAATGTTCAATTTTACATATACGATGATAGCTAGGCCACTTTCGTTTTTCGGTTCATCAATTATTCAATTCCACTATTTGTCCCGCTTCCATATAAACAATCCATTCACAAATATTCGTAGCGTAGTCGCCAATGCGTTCCAAGTACTGGGCAACTAATAATAAATGTGTCGCCTGACTAATCAATTGTTTATCTTTCGTCATCATATCGATTAACTCAGAAAATACTTTTCTATACTGAGCATCGATCGCATCATCTTGCAGTGCAATTTTATATGCACCTTTGTGATCCAATTGAATATAGGCGCTAATCGAATCTCTGACAATTTTTTGCACATGCTCACCCATTTTCGGGATATCGATTAACGGTTTTGCATATGTTTCATCTTTTAAGATAATTGTTGTTTCAGCAATGCTAACTGCATGGTCTGCCATTCTTTCTAAATCGGTAGCTACCTTTAACGTTGTTGCAATTCTTCGCAAATCACCGCCGACCGGTTGTTGTAGAGCAAGTAGAGAAAAACATGCTTTTTCAATTGCAATTTCGGCATCATTAATTGCTTTATCCCCAGTAACAATCGATTGAGCTAAAACCACATCTTTTTCACTAAGAGATTTTACAGATTTAAAAACGGCTTCCTCGACCATCATCCCCATTGTTAATAATTGCTGATGAAGTCCATTCAACTGTTCATCAAATTGGCTTCTTATCGCCATAACAAACCCTCCTCTTTAATTTTCTCAACCAAATCTTCCAGTTATATAATCTTCTGTTTGCTTATTAGTAGGATTTGTGAAAATCTGGTTTGTATCGGAAAACTCGACCACTTCACCGTTTAAAAAGAAAGCAGTCTCGTCTGAAATTCTAGCAGCCTGCTGCATATTATGAGTGACAACAATGATCGTATATTGCTTTTTCAAGTCTAAAATTAATTGTTCCAACTTCAATGTTGAAATCGGATCTAAAGCAGATGTAGGCTCATCCATTAATATAATCTCTGGCTTGACAGCGAGGACTCTTGCTAAAACCAGACGTTGCTGTTGACCACCAGATAAACCCAACGCAGATTTACCCAAAGTATCCTTTACCTCATCCCAAAGCGCTGCTGAACGTAGGCTTGATTCAACTAATTCATCCAATTCACTTTTGCTTTTCCGTCCATGGATACGAGGACCATAAGCGATATTGTCATAGATTGACATTGGGAATGGATTCGCTTGTTGAAATACCATGCCAACTCGTTTCCGCAACTCTACAGCATCCATATTCGGATCGTTTACATTCCAGTCGCCTATCATAATTTTACCTTCTGTTCTCGTGTTAGCGATCAAATCATTCATTCTGTTTAATGTTCTCAGAAAAGTAGATTTACCACAGCCGGAAGGACCAATTAGAGCTGTTGCCCTGTTTGGTTTAATATTCAAATTAATATCTATTAATGCATGCTTTTTTCCATAATAAAAATGCAATTGTTCTGATCGAATGGCGAATTTTTCAGCGACTTTGTTTTTTTCATTAAGCATTACGGTCATCGTAGTCCCTCCTTTTAGCTAAAATTACCTGAAATATAATCTTCCGTTTGTTGCTTACGTGGATTGGTAAAAATTTGTTCTGTTTTTCCATATTCAACGACATTCCCCATATAGAAAAATGCAGTGTAATCGGAAATCCGCGCAGCTTGCTGCATATTATGTGTAACAATAATAATCGAGAATTCTTCTTTTAACTCACTGATTAACTCTTCGATTTTTCCCGTTGAAACAGGATCAAGTGCAGAAGCAGGTTCATCTAGAAGCAGTACTTCAGGTTTCATTGCCAATGCTCTTGCAATACAAAGACGCTGCTGCTGACCACCAGATAACGCTAATGCTGATCGATGTAGCTGATCTTTTACTTCATCCCATAATGCTGCTTTTTGTAAGCTTTCTTCCACGATGTCATGCAGTTGTTGCTTATTTTTCACTCCATGATGGCTCGGTCCGTATGCTATATTATTAAAAATCGACTTTGCAAATGGATTTGGCTTTTGAAACACCATGCCTATTTGTTTTCTCACTTCAAAAACATTTGCTGCATCACTATTAATATCTACTTGTTTATACATAATTTTTCCGTCTGTTCGACATTGTTCTATTTCATCATTCATCCGATTTAAGCTACGTAAATACGTAGACTTCCCACATCCAGATGGCCCGATTAAGGCCGTTACATTTTTTTCAGGAAAACGTAATGATACTTGGTGAATTGCTGTTTTCTCACCGTAATGCACACTTAAATCGATTGTTTC harbors:
- the phoU gene encoding phosphate signaling complex protein PhoU yields the protein MAIRSQFDEQLNGLHQQLLTMGMMVEEAVFKSVKSLSEKDVVLAQSIVTGDKAINDAEIAIEKACFSLLALQQPVGGDLRRIATTLKVATDLERMADHAVSIAETTIILKDETYAKPLIDIPKMGEHVQKIVRDSISAYIQLDHKGAYKIALQDDAIDAQYRKVFSELIDMMTKDKQLISQATHLLLVAQYLERIGDYATNICEWIVYMEAGQIVELNN
- the pstB gene encoding phosphate ABC transporter ATP-binding protein PstB; this translates as MLNEKNKVAEKFAIRSEQLHFYYGKKHALIDINLNIKPNRATALIGPSGCGKSTFLRTLNRMNDLIANTRTEGKIMIGDWNVNDPNMDAVELRKRVGMVFQQANPFPMSIYDNIAYGPRIHGRKSKSELDELVESSLRSAALWDEVKDTLGKSALGLSGGQQQRLVLARVLAVKPEIILMDEPTSALDPISTLKLEQLILDLKKQYTIIVVTHNMQQAARISDETAFFLNGEVVEFSDTNQIFTNPTNKQTEDYITGRFG
- the pstB gene encoding phosphate ABC transporter ATP-binding protein PstB codes for the protein METIDLSVHYGEKTAIHQVSLRFPEKNVTALIGPSGCGKSTYLRSLNRMNDEIEQCRTDGKIMYKQVDINSDAANVFEVRKQIGMVFQKPNPFAKSIFNNIAYGPSHHGVKNKQQLHDIVEESLQKAALWDEVKDQLHRSALALSGGQQQRLCIARALAMKPEVLLLDEPASALDPVSTGKIEELISELKEEFSIIIVTHNMQQAARISDYTAFFYMGNVVEYGKTEQIFTNPRKQQTEDYISGNFS